In the genome of Cheilinus undulatus linkage group 6, ASM1832078v1, whole genome shotgun sequence, one region contains:
- the tmem72 gene encoding transmembrane protein 72 codes for MGNSESVWWIVVQFACRILGVSTATVLCAVGVETLQQGEFSSLGVYLLVSSVGIMLFELAYFIDTMLFMCLPCPPDWKIFVLWGKMAHIGGFHKFLYYSIMSVVCFLHPVLVWHAVIPGTMLLVTAFFNFILSKKPKTKCPKRPQENLSDQGLSTVCMTEAAASNDTSFSFLQLMTGRRGGGLTITTRDRCLGPGERGESMQAMLELQQTATAPKDSDGERRRWRERGLMYLRGREEPLEREMEEMNGYCEAETDTTSDTAPMITD; via the exons TGTTGTGTGCCGTCGGAGTGGAAACCCTACAACAAGGAGAATTCAGCAGCCTGGGCGTTTATTTACT gGTCTCATCTGTCGGCATCATGTTGTTTGAGCTGGCCTATTTCATTGACACTATGCTGTTCATGTGTTTGCC TTGTCCTCCAGACTGGAAGATTTTTGTGCTGTGGGGGAAGATGGCTCATATAGGAGGTTTCCATAAGTTCCTCTATTACTCCATAATGTCAGTGGTCTGCTTCCTGCATCCGGTGCTGGTGTGGCATGCAGTTATTCCAG GAACAATGCTGCTGGTGACGGCGTTTTTTAACTTCATACTGAGCAAAAAACCAAAGACGAAGTGTCCCAAAAGACCACAGGAGAACCTCAGCGACCAAGGCCTCAGCACAGTGTGCATGACAGAGGCAGCAGCGTCAAACGACACCTCCTTCTCGTTTCTCCAACTGATgacagggaggagaggagggggtcTGACTATCACCACCAGAGACCGCTGCCTCGGtccaggagagagaggagagagcatgCAGGCCATGCTGGAGCTGCAGCAGACGGCGACGGCACCCAAGGACTCAGacggagagaggaggaggtggagggagaGGGGGCTGATGTACttaagagggagggaggagccgctggagagagagatggaggagatgAACGGATACTGTGAGGCAGAGACAGACACCACCTCAGACACCGCACCAATGATCACTGACTGA
- the LOC121511004 gene encoding protein DEPP-like produces the protein MKHRRLLLSLPHLPTITETLEDLPAHPSPSQSSQSLEDYMTSIQALACPVEAPSCGPVRLQRSPRLRNLSKGQMKLSVPSSLPRGSPRTLRTSKLYSLSLNSSEDLSARMSREKDCRGKDPVDWLFGQIRT, from the coding sequence ATGAAACACAGACGTCTGCTGCTCTCACTGCCTCACCTACCCACCATCACTGAGACTCTTGAGGACTTGCCTGCTCACCCTTCACCCTCCCAGAGCTCCCAGTCTCTGGAAGACTACATGACCAGCATCCAGGCCCTGGCCTGCCCAGTGGAAGCCCCAAGCTGTGGCCCTGTCAGGCTCCAGAGGTCTCCCAGGCTGAGGAACCTCTCCAAGGGTCAGATGAAGCTCTCTGTGCCGAGCTCTCTCCCTCGCGGGTCGCCTCGCACGCTCAGGACTTCAAAACTTTACAGTTTGAGTCTGAACAGCTCGGAGGATTTATCTGCCAGGATGAGCAGGGAAAAAGACTGCAGGGGGAAAGACCCTGTGGACTGGCTGTTTGGACAGATAAGGACTTAA
- the LOC121511003 gene encoding C-X-C motif chemokine 10-like — protein MQFSLQSMCQLAFLSLCCVLIAAGSFVPGRCLCPDTQNGVRGQLKELSVYPKSASCNKITVIVTLRSNNETRCLNPDTPLGKQLIRCWNKAQKLGRDPKLCLKRRRRGRGGQRQRSRQRIRGHNRKSSSSHSQ, from the exons ATGCAGTTCTCTCTCCAGTCCATGTGTCAGTTAGCCTTCCTGAGTCTCTGCTGCGTGCTTATCGCAG cTGGCTCGTTCGTCCCGGGGAGATGTTTGTGTCCAGATACACAGAACGGAGTCCGAGGTCAACTCAAAGAGCTCAGTGTGTACCCAAAGAGCGCCAGCTGCAACAAAATCACAGTGAT AGTGACACTGAGGAGCAATAATGAGACGAGGTGTCTCAATCCTGACACTCCGCTTGGCAAACAGCTGATCCGTTGCTGGAACAA AGCTCAAAAGCTGGGTCGTGATCCAAAGCTTTGCCTAAAAAGGAGAAGGCGAGGAAGAGGAGGTCAACGTCAGAGGAGTCGACAGAGGATCCGAGGTCACAACAGGAAATCCTCATCCTCCCACTCTCAGTAG